From the Anopheles coustani chromosome X, idAnoCousDA_361_x.2, whole genome shotgun sequence genome, one window contains:
- the LOC131269596 gene encoding dehydrodolichyl diphosphate synthase complex subunit nus1 isoform X1, giving the protein MMNPLEWDEPVPANVLVSALWSLLHTLYSWIEYLSLMVRWCHKVMLQWSLGGWLVTAREKHRLKQSQLAIKLQLQNVDKVPKHLVVVLGPEEPNYTMLSNYILWAYAANIEYVSFYDHNGLVKRNHEQIMRYVWDVRLDDTSDKLEWSRQQAVPSSVECFEAWPRSGRRTVVAFFSPEDGKPGLVNLSRSIGVSVRKRDLALSEVNIDYLDRQLQAAHNHIPDPDLAIYFGNICSTYGLLPWQIRLTEFLPLERRLRDSNEQHFVNCLLKYGKCEQRIGT; this is encoded by the exons at GATGAACCCGCTCGAGTGGGACGAACCGGTCCCAGCAAACGTACTGGTCAGTGCATTGTGGTCCCTGCTCCATACACTCTACTCATGGATCGAGTATTTGTCGCTCATGGTGCGATGGTGTCACAAAGTAATGCTGCAGTGGTCGCTGGGCGGGTGGTTGGTGACGGCGAGGGAAAAGCATCGCCTGAAACAATCGCAGTTGGCCATTAAATTGCAGCTGCAGAACGTGGATAAGGTTCCAAAGCACCTGGTGGTTGTGTTAGGGCCGGAGGAGCCAAATTATACGATGCTGTCGAATTATATTCTCTGGGCTTACGCAGCCAACATCGAGTACGTTAGTTTTTACGATCATAACG GACTAGTCAAACGTAACCACGAGCAGATTATGCGCTACGTGTGGGACGTCCGGCTGGACGATACCAGCGACAAGCTGGAATGGTCACGACAACAAGCGGTACCCTCGAGTGTGGAATGTTTCGAGGCATGGCCACGCAGCGGCCGGAGGACGGTGGTTGCATTCTTCTCTCCGGAAGACGGCAAGCCGGGACTGGTGAACCTCAGCCGATCGATTGGCGTGTCTGTGCGTAAGCGAGACCTTGCGCTGTCGGAGGTGAACATTGACTATCTCGACCGACAACTGCAGGCGGCCCACAACCACATTCCCGACCCGGACCTGGCCATCTACTTCGGCAACATTTGCTCCACGTACGGGCTGCTGCCGTGGCAAATTCGTTTGACCGAGTTTCTACCGCTCGAAAGGCGGTTAAGGGATAGCAACGAGCAGCATTTCGTGAACTGCCTGCTGAAGTACGGAAAATGTGAACAGCGTATCGGGACGTAG
- the LOC131269596 gene encoding dehydrodolichyl diphosphate synthase complex subunit nus1 isoform X2, whose product MNPLEWDEPVPANVLVSALWSLLHTLYSWIEYLSLMVRWCHKVMLQWSLGGWLVTAREKHRLKQSQLAIKLQLQNVDKVPKHLVVVLGPEEPNYTMLSNYILWAYAANIEYVSFYDHNGLVKRNHEQIMRYVWDVRLDDTSDKLEWSRQQAVPSSVECFEAWPRSGRRTVVAFFSPEDGKPGLVNLSRSIGVSVRKRDLALSEVNIDYLDRQLQAAHNHIPDPDLAIYFGNICSTYGLLPWQIRLTEFLPLERRLRDSNEQHFVNCLLKYGKCEQRIGT is encoded by the exons ATGAACCCGCTCGAGTGGGACGAACCGGTCCCAGCAAACGTACTGGTCAGTGCATTGTGGTCCCTGCTCCATACACTCTACTCATGGATCGAGTATTTGTCGCTCATGGTGCGATGGTGTCACAAAGTAATGCTGCAGTGGTCGCTGGGCGGGTGGTTGGTGACGGCGAGGGAAAAGCATCGCCTGAAACAATCGCAGTTGGCCATTAAATTGCAGCTGCAGAACGTGGATAAGGTTCCAAAGCACCTGGTGGTTGTGTTAGGGCCGGAGGAGCCAAATTATACGATGCTGTCGAATTATATTCTCTGGGCTTACGCAGCCAACATCGAGTACGTTAGTTTTTACGATCATAACG GACTAGTCAAACGTAACCACGAGCAGATTATGCGCTACGTGTGGGACGTCCGGCTGGACGATACCAGCGACAAGCTGGAATGGTCACGACAACAAGCGGTACCCTCGAGTGTGGAATGTTTCGAGGCATGGCCACGCAGCGGCCGGAGGACGGTGGTTGCATTCTTCTCTCCGGAAGACGGCAAGCCGGGACTGGTGAACCTCAGCCGATCGATTGGCGTGTCTGTGCGTAAGCGAGACCTTGCGCTGTCGGAGGTGAACATTGACTATCTCGACCGACAACTGCAGGCGGCCCACAACCACATTCCCGACCCGGACCTGGCCATCTACTTCGGCAACATTTGCTCCACGTACGGGCTGCTGCCGTGGCAAATTCGTTTGACCGAGTTTCTACCGCTCGAAAGGCGGTTAAGGGATAGCAACGAGCAGCATTTCGTGAACTGCCTGCTGAAGTACGGAAAATGTGAACAGCGTATCGGGACGTAG
- the LOC131269585 gene encoding dnaJ homolog subfamily C member 16, whose protein sequence is MGSVSGRTSSSSFEKSSGRKTMTRRSHQEQPALLAYWVCFAILLTVICSVQSASKDPYSILGVQKRATLQEIRRAYKQLAKEWHPDKSKHPEAETRFVEIKQAYELLSDSDRRLAYDQFGITNEDAVLNRDRPDYSNYGRFQDPFEHFYGAHNFNFHDQDISLYHRLSITSKYYETNIVPKSRQTPQILMFYADWCFACMKAANSFKKLIDTLEPYGVVFATVNAGHEEQLVRKVGVHSLPCVIMVLDGHSYVYKESVFNAQHVVDFIRQKLPYKLLAPVTDDTLDAFLGGWADNRVRALILEPRAQPRLRYLITAFYFRDRVAFGFVQLNAKNTKHIQTTYKAHATLDTLLIFNEFPAHPIATITMSDIPTTTLNNIISLNQYLVLPRLSSQEMLESVCPAEWNRPRKRLCVVLVTENTSMHDGPRQLMRKIALESLFSRERVRFAYIYKEKQNDFIGALSKHEQAPETLLQLVIFWRRDTKHIRYEWVREVVLQMDKAAENETQDQYFNNTKQKIDGTIQRLLRSSEALSYETEVKDLLDEHAQSLMVRILNRVLLAVEYMTDNLGQEHILPAISVIGTIAFILIVGYLMSYLLRLEEEDIQLKQSKNVDSANGKSTNYVPELRLHELRAEKYNGLVRLLKPGCRTIVLLTDMQSRQKLIPAFHKAVWPYRKNKTLMFAHMLIEKGIGWYAELLRLSLSESREMKINPRNCIGTVIALNGHRKYFCMYHAKHPESNRGAKRMIKMTRHLSSMPSDPEAGAFLGMDSSDSETSMSDISEPKILLEENLLDGLPNWLDRLFEGTTHRYYINYWPDFTSK, encoded by the exons ATGGGGTCGGTTTCCGGGCgtaccagcagcagctcgTTCGAGAAAAGCTCGGGTAGAAAAACAATGACGAGGAGGAGCCACCAGGAGCAACCTGCGCTACTCGCGTACtgggtttgttttgcaataCTGCTGACGGTAATTTGCTCCGTACAAAGTGCCTCGAAGGATCCGTACAGTATCTTGGGCGTGCAGAAGCGGGCCACACTGCAGGAGATTCGCCGCGCGTACAAGCAGTTAGCGAAGGAATG GCACCCGGACAAATCGAAGCATCCGGAGGCGGAAACGCGGTTTGTGGAAATCAAGCAGGCGTACGAGCTGCTGTCGGACTCGGACCGCCGGCTGGCATACGACCAGTTCGGCATAACGAACGAGGACGCCGTGTTGAACCGCGACCGACCGGACTACAGCAACTACGGACGCTTTCAGGATCCGTTCGAGCATTTCTACGGCGCGCATAACTTCAACTTTCACGATCAGGATATCAGCCTGTACCACCGGCTGTCCATCACGTCCAAGTATTACGAGACGAACATCGTGCCCAAGAGCCGTCAGACGCCGCAGATACTGATGTTCTACGCCGACTGGTGCTTCGCCTGCATGAAGGCGGCCAACTCCTTCAAGAAGCTGATCGACACGCTGGAACCGTACGGCGTCGTGTTTGCCACCGTCAACGCCGGGCACGAGGAGCAGCTGGTGCGCAAGGTTGGCGTTCACTCGCTGCCGTGCGTCATCATGGTGCTGGACGGCCACAGCTACGTATACAAGGAGAGTGTGTTCAATGCGCAGCACGTGGTCGACTTCATCCGCCAAAAGCTCCCCTATAAGCTGCTCGCACCGGTCACGGACGATACGCTCGACGCGTTCCTCGGTGGCTGGGCGGACAATCGCGTACGTGCGCTAATCCTGGAGCCGCGGGCCCAGCCGAGACTGCGGTATCTGATCACGGCGTTCTACTTCCGCGACCGCGTGGCGTTCGGTTTCGTGCAGCTGAACGCCAAGAATACCAAGCACATCCAGACGACCTACAAGGCGCACGCCACCCTCGACACGCTGCTGATCTTCAACGAGTTTCCCGCCCATCCGATCGCCACGATCACCATGTCGGATATTCCGACTACCACGCTCAACAACATCATCTCGTTGAACCAGTATCTCGTGCTGCCGCGACTGTCGTCCCAGGAGATGCTCGAGAGCGTGTGCCCCGCCGAATGGAACCGACCCCGCAAGCGTCTGTGCGTGGTGCTGGTGACGGAGAACACGAGCATGCACGATGGACCGCGCCAGCTGATGCGGAAGATCGCGCTGGAATCGCTGTTCAGTCGGGAGCGGGTACGTTTCGCCTACATCTACAAGGAGAAGCAGAATGACTTCATCGGTGCCCTGTCCAAGCACGAGCAGGCGCCCGAAACGCTGCTGCAGCTGGTCATCTTCTGGCGGCGTGATACCAAGCATATCCGCTACGAGTGGGTTCGCGAGGTTGTGCTGCAGATGGACAAGGCGGCCGAAAACGAAACACAGGATCAGTACtttaacaacacaaagcaGAAGATTGACGGCACTATCCAGCGGCTGTTGCGCTCATCCGAAGCGCTTAGCTACGAAACGGAAGTGAAG GATCTGCTGGATGAGCACGCCCAAAGTTTGATGGTGCGTATCCTGAACCGCGTCCTGCTGGCCGTGGAATACATGACGGACAATCTCGGACAGGAGCACATTCTGCCGGCCATCTCTGTGATCGGCACGATAGCGTTCATCTTGATCGTTGGCTACCTGATGTCCTATCTGTTACGCCTCGAGGAGGAAGATATACAGCTGAAGCAAAGTAAAAACGTTGACAGTGCAAACG GTAAATCCACCAACTACGTGCCGGAGCTGCGATTGCACGAACTGCGGGCCGAAAAGTATAACGGTCTGGTGCGGTTGCTGAAGCCCGGCTGTCGCACGATCGTGCTGCTCACCGATATGCAATCACGGCAAAAGCTGATACCCGCCTTCCATAAGGCTGTGTGGCCGTACAGAAA aaacaaaacactcaTGTTTGCACACATGCTGATCGAGAAAGGCATCGGCTGGTACGCGGAGTTGTTGCGCCTGTCCCTGTCCGAGTCGCGCGAGATGAAAATCAATCCGCGCAACTGCATCGGCACGGTAATTGCACTGAACGGGCATCGGAAGTACTTCTGCATGTACCACGCGAAGCATCCAGAGTCCAATCGGGGAGCTAAG cgCATGATCAAAATGACGCGCCATCTCAGCTCGATGCCTTCCGATCCAGAGGCGGGCGCATTCCTCGGCATGGACAGCTCCGACTCCGAGACGTCGATGTCGGACATCTCCGAGCCAAAGATCCTGTTGGAGGAGAACCTGCTCGACGGACTGCCGAACTGGCTCGACCGTCTGTTTGAGGGAACTACACACCGGTATTACATCAACTACTGGCCAGACTTCACCTCCAAATGA